In a single window of the Agromyces sp. H17E-10 genome:
- a CDS encoding GNAT family N-acetyltransferase, whose translation MSARTTITQVGFESIDVVAPLWEALFDHHRSIGAAGFAVIPRERTWALRRAHYERVFAGEANPTLWIARRESTAIGYAVAFDEFVAGSEGRMLETLSVAPDARGSGLGTRLMAAFDGEVRRRGLVAALDVMSGNDRAKSLYLRQGFEPHSEIWMRSRPAAGKGTEQAPASLSELVAQAGLQLTIVPGPDDTWQSSDRIAVLITSAIEAGSNQLATLEAIDALQRVGCWTIQVVMPASPSGVSFRMSLRAAGFAPCLERMVRR comes from the coding sequence GTGAGCGCGCGGACGACCATCACCCAAGTCGGCTTCGAGTCGATCGACGTCGTCGCGCCGCTGTGGGAGGCGCTGTTCGACCATCATCGCTCCATCGGCGCGGCCGGGTTCGCCGTCATTCCACGGGAGCGGACATGGGCGCTTCGCCGCGCCCACTACGAGCGTGTATTCGCGGGGGAGGCGAACCCCACCCTCTGGATCGCCCGGCGGGAATCCACGGCGATCGGGTACGCCGTAGCGTTCGACGAGTTCGTCGCCGGATCCGAGGGCAGGATGCTGGAGACGCTGAGCGTTGCTCCCGACGCGCGGGGGAGTGGCCTGGGAACACGACTGATGGCGGCGTTCGACGGCGAGGTGCGCCGACGCGGCCTCGTCGCCGCGCTCGACGTCATGAGTGGAAACGATCGAGCGAAGTCGCTCTACCTTCGGCAAGGATTCGAGCCGCACTCGGAGATCTGGATGCGATCAAGACCAGCCGCCGGGAAAGGAACTGAGCAGGCGCCTGCGAGCTTGTCGGAACTCGTTGCGCAGGCAGGACTCCAGTTGACGATCGTTCCAGGTCCTGACGACACTTGGCAGTCGTCCGATCGAATCGCAGTACTCATCACTTCAGCGATCGAGGCCGGTTCGAACCAACTTGCCACGCTCGAGGCGATCGATGCATTGCAGCGTGTCGGTTGCTGGACCATCCAGGTCGTGATGCCGGCGTCTCCCAGCGGGGTGTCGTTTCGAATGAGCTTGCGCGCCGCCGGGTTCGCGCCCTGTCTGGAGCGAATGGTCCGGCGTTGA
- a CDS encoding carbohydrate ABC transporter permease — MSSRAEKIWNYLILGLLALVVLWPVGTFLAAALSPDRAGRPSADLQWGNFVTAWENAEFARSMTVSLVITVSVVVIGVILALMGGYAFGVLGVIGDRWFFPLILLGMMISLEAIIVPLYYQFRTLGLTDNLLGVILIHLGMGVPFGIFWMRAAFRALPRGIFESASLDGAGPMRMLWSIAVPNLMPAVYTLVLLSFMWTWNDYFLSLVFLHGDNQTATVALGVFQGKYVTQINLMAAGGLIVAAPVLILYVIFQRKFISGMLAGAIKE; from the coding sequence ATGTCCTCCCGTGCGGAGAAGATCTGGAACTATCTCATTCTCGGCCTACTCGCACTGGTCGTGCTGTGGCCGGTCGGCACGTTCCTGGCCGCGGCCCTCAGCCCGGACCGGGCCGGGCGACCGAGCGCCGACCTGCAATGGGGCAACTTCGTCACCGCCTGGGAGAACGCCGAGTTCGCCCGCTCCATGACGGTCTCGCTCGTGATCACCGTCTCCGTGGTGGTCATCGGCGTCATTCTCGCGCTCATGGGCGGATACGCGTTCGGCGTCCTGGGCGTCATCGGCGATCGATGGTTCTTCCCTCTGATCCTGCTGGGGATGATGATCTCCCTCGAAGCGATCATCGTGCCGCTCTACTACCAGTTCCGAACGCTCGGGCTGACCGACAATCTCCTCGGCGTCATCCTCATCCACCTGGGAATGGGTGTGCCGTTCGGGATCTTCTGGATGCGTGCGGCCTTCAGGGCCCTGCCGCGGGGGATCTTCGAGTCGGCCTCACTGGATGGCGCCGGGCCGATGCGGATGCTGTGGTCGATCGCCGTGCCCAACCTCATGCCTGCGGTGTACACGCTGGTCCTGCTCAGCTTCATGTGGACCTGGAACGACTACTTCCTCTCGCTCGTGTTCCTCCATGGTGACAACCAGACCGCAACCGTCGCGCTCGGCGTCTTCCAGGGCAAGTACGTGACGCAGATCAACCTGATGGCGGCAGGCGGCCTCATCGTCGCCGCACCGGTCCTCATCCTCTACGTGATCTTCCAGCGCAAGTTCATCTCGGGCATGCTCGCCGGGGCGATCAAGGAATGA
- a CDS encoding beta-glucosidase family protein: MTLPPFDVDTVLSELTLEEKASLLSGRDDWFTQPIDRPGLTDPVPPIEVGDGPHGLRKETGVDMVWVPATGFPTASAMGASWDRDLMRRVGAAIGEEARAQGVQVVLGPGVNMKRSPLCGRNFEYFSEDPMHSGELGAAYVEGVQSTGVGTSLKHFAANNQEIERTRISVVADERTLRETYLAAFERVVLKADPWTVMCSYNRLRGVHASENRWLLTEVLREDWGYEGAVVSDWNAVHDRVAAIRAGLDLEMPGTEGRTDADVVAAVRAGELDESVVDEAARRVLRLVARAYPGADLVDGPVMRLGHKAGDRLTPAQLELLRADEHHALAREAAAACVTLLRNEPAPHGAAALPLAEDATGTVAVVGAFAQHTRIQGGGSSGVDPTRVDAPLDAIRAIAGERVVYAPGYVYLPKNAYQDDNIATLAAHEVEFVEERPTVARRSATLARELQLAEAVQHAVNGPVSPTAARLIDEAVAAAGAAETIVVFAGLPLAFEQEANDRDTLALPQDQVALIGRLADLRERTGASLVVVLSNGTAVTMDPWHDRVDAVVESWLTGQALGGAVADVLFGRVNPAGKISETFPLALEDTPGQPNWLGERGTVLYGEGVFIGYRWYDALNRSVRYPFGHGLSYTSFAYSDLSVEITDATAGRVLVSVTIANDGPVAGDEIVQLYVGDPDAEVYRPVRELRGFEKVRLAPGESNRVAFELENRDFSYWDSVAERGEGRLGLWRREGGEFRIEVGASSRDIRLSEVIELPDDTTIPTLVTDAELQGSSTSRFVQGHAG; encoded by the coding sequence ATGACCCTCCCGCCGTTCGACGTCGACACCGTACTGTCAGAGCTCACGCTCGAGGAGAAGGCGTCACTGCTCTCGGGGCGCGATGACTGGTTCACACAGCCGATCGACCGCCCGGGGTTGACCGACCCGGTGCCGCCGATCGAGGTCGGTGACGGCCCCCACGGACTGCGCAAGGAGACCGGTGTCGACATGGTGTGGGTGCCGGCCACCGGTTTTCCGACCGCGTCGGCGATGGGCGCGTCGTGGGACCGCGACCTGATGCGCCGCGTCGGAGCCGCGATCGGCGAAGAGGCGCGGGCGCAGGGGGTCCAGGTCGTGCTCGGCCCGGGGGTCAACATGAAGCGTTCACCGCTCTGCGGTCGGAACTTCGAGTACTTCTCGGAGGACCCGATGCACTCCGGCGAGCTCGGCGCCGCCTACGTCGAGGGTGTGCAGTCGACCGGCGTCGGCACGTCGCTCAAGCACTTCGCGGCGAACAACCAGGAGATCGAGCGCACCCGCATCTCGGTCGTCGCCGACGAGAGGACGCTTCGCGAGACCTACCTGGCCGCATTCGAGCGGGTGGTTCTCAAAGCGGACCCATGGACGGTCATGTGCTCCTATAACCGCCTGCGGGGTGTGCATGCGTCGGAGAACCGGTGGCTGCTGACCGAGGTGCTGCGTGAGGACTGGGGCTACGAAGGCGCAGTGGTTTCGGACTGGAACGCCGTGCACGACCGCGTCGCCGCCATCCGCGCGGGGCTTGACCTCGAGATGCCGGGCACGGAGGGCCGCACTGATGCCGACGTCGTCGCAGCGGTGCGCGCCGGTGAGCTCGACGAGTCGGTGGTTGATGAGGCCGCCCGTCGAGTGTTGCGTCTCGTGGCGCGCGCCTACCCGGGTGCCGACCTCGTCGACGGCCCCGTGATGCGTCTTGGTCATAAGGCCGGTGACCGCCTCACTCCCGCGCAACTGGAGCTCTTGCGCGCGGACGAGCACCATGCGCTCGCGCGTGAAGCCGCCGCAGCGTGCGTCACCCTGCTGCGCAACGAACCCGCGCCCCACGGCGCTGCTGCCCTGCCACTGGCCGAAGATGCCACCGGCACGGTCGCGGTCGTCGGTGCCTTCGCCCAGCACACCCGCATCCAGGGCGGCGGCTCGTCGGGCGTGGATCCCACCCGAGTCGACGCGCCGCTCGACGCCATCCGCGCGATCGCCGGAGAACGCGTCGTCTACGCGCCCGGCTACGTCTACCTGCCCAAGAACGCGTACCAGGACGACAACATCGCCACCCTCGCCGCGCACGAGGTCGAGTTCGTCGAGGAGCGCCCGACCGTCGCACGCCGCTCGGCGACCCTCGCACGAGAACTCCAGCTCGCGGAGGCCGTGCAGCACGCCGTGAACGGCCCGGTCTCACCGACCGCAGCGCGACTCATCGACGAGGCCGTCGCCGCTGCCGGAGCCGCCGAGACGATCGTCGTCTTCGCCGGCCTGCCGCTCGCCTTCGAGCAGGAGGCCAACGATCGCGATACTCTCGCTCTGCCGCAAGACCAGGTCGCCCTCATCGGTCGCCTCGCCGACCTCCGGGAGCGCACCGGAGCATCGCTCGTGGTCGTCCTCTCCAACGGCACGGCCGTAACGATGGACCCGTGGCACGACCGCGTCGATGCGGTCGTCGAGTCCTGGCTCACGGGGCAAGCACTCGGCGGCGCCGTCGCCGACGTCCTATTCGGACGCGTCAACCCCGCCGGCAAGATCTCCGAGACCTTCCCGCTCGCCCTCGAGGACACACCCGGCCAGCCGAACTGGCTCGGTGAACGCGGCACCGTGCTCTACGGCGAGGGCGTGTTCATCGGGTATCGCTGGTACGACGCTCTGAACCGGTCGGTGCGATACCCGTTCGGTCACGGACTGTCGTACACCTCGTTCGCCTACTCCGACCTCTCTGTCGAGATCACGGATGCCACAGCCGGACGTGTTCTCGTGTCGGTCACGATCGCGAACGACGGTCCGGTCGCCGGCGACGAGATCGTGCAGCTCTATGTCGGCGACCCCGACGCCGAGGTGTACCGTCCCGTCCGCGAGCTGCGGGGGTTCGAGAAGGTCCGACTCGCGCCCGGAGAGTCCAACCGCGTCGCGTTCGAGCTCGAGAACCGCGACTTCTCATACTGGGACTCGGTCGCCGAACGCGGCGAAGGTCGTCTCGGGCTCTGGCGCAGGGAAGGGGGCGAGTTCCGCATCGAGGTCGGGGCGTCCTCGCGCGACATCCGCCTCTCTGAGGTCATCGAGTTGCCTGATGACACCACGATCCCGACGCTGGTCACCGACGCCGAACTGCAGGGCTCGAGCACCTCCCGCTTCGTCCAGGGGCACGCCGGATGA
- a CDS encoding GntR family transcriptional regulator, with protein MTLAAAATQAYDQLAQELDQGVYAAGTRLPGERELSARLGVSRVTLRAALAALEDEGRLTRSAQRGWFVPANVVGEPPSTLQSFTEMARARGLRPTARVLRQEVRPATLSEADTLRVAPTSPVIQIDRLRGLDGRPVCFDVVVVAEERAPQLADAPLDDASLYETLRERCGIAIHRSAYSVMAATADASMARLLDTVVGAAVLIGEEVAYSTDGTPILLGTNTYRGDAYRFQADLFRRA; from the coding sequence GTGACTCTCGCTGCCGCCGCCACGCAGGCCTATGACCAGCTCGCTCAGGAGTTGGACCAGGGCGTCTACGCCGCTGGAACGAGGCTGCCCGGCGAACGCGAGCTGTCTGCACGCTTGGGCGTCAGCCGCGTCACGCTTCGCGCAGCGCTCGCCGCGCTTGAAGACGAGGGCCGCCTCACCCGCTCGGCGCAGCGCGGCTGGTTCGTTCCCGCGAATGTGGTCGGCGAGCCGCCGAGCACCCTGCAGTCGTTCACCGAGATGGCACGCGCCCGAGGGCTGCGACCGACGGCGCGAGTGCTCCGACAAGAGGTGCGCCCGGCCACGTTGTCCGAAGCCGACACCCTCCGCGTCGCGCCCACCTCCCCCGTGATTCAGATCGATCGGCTTCGCGGCCTCGATGGGCGTCCGGTGTGTTTCGATGTCGTCGTCGTGGCCGAGGAACGAGCGCCCCAATTGGCCGATGCTCCACTCGACGACGCCTCGCTCTACGAAACACTTCGCGAGCGCTGCGGCATTGCCATCCACCGGAGCGCGTACAGCGTGATGGCCGCAACCGCCGATGCGTCGATGGCCCGGCTGCTCGACACGGTCGTGGGCGCCGCCGTGCTCATCGGCGAAGAGGTCGCTTACTCGACCGACGGCACTCCCATCCTCCTCGGCACGAACACGTACCGGGGCGACGCCTATCGTTTCCAGGCCGACCTCTTTCGCCGAGCCTGA
- a CDS encoding family 4 glycosyl hydrolase, whose product MKVTLIGAGSREFAGKIVRDLLLSEPIAEKGLEIVLMDIAVEPLAQMEMYTRQLIERLDHAATVSATTDLNDAVAGAAFVVTAIEVDRYHYWSQDFTIPRKYGFKQVYGENGGPGGLFHALRQFGPLLEIASAIEAHAPEALFLNFSNPEHKVCEAISRLTSVKVVGLCHGYFYGVRQISALLDIPSDQLELPAAGINHFTWFQAVRDKSTGEDLYPRLRELEHEANWVSDWHEIGLSRILFRRFGLWPSPSANHIGEYISWADDYVPAQLQYFNDPGDGSPWRQGASTPEWHYHIGLADTDRPFHAPRPSGALEDQPLEASEELAIPIIEWVACGVERPLPAVNIPNRGAIPGLPDDMVVEVPARAENGTLVPLSMEALPEGIFAMVRLQGSIHKLLVEAYVERSKAKLLQAILLDPIVDNHNRAVAMLDEFLELQKDALPPLT is encoded by the coding sequence ATGAAAGTCACCTTGATCGGAGCAGGCAGCCGCGAGTTCGCCGGAAAGATCGTCCGCGACCTCCTCTTGAGCGAGCCCATCGCCGAAAAGGGCCTCGAGATCGTGCTGATGGACATCGCCGTCGAGCCGCTCGCGCAGATGGAGATGTATACCCGACAGCTCATCGAGCGGCTCGACCATGCCGCCACCGTCTCGGCGACCACCGACCTGAACGACGCCGTCGCCGGGGCCGCTTTCGTGGTCACCGCGATCGAGGTCGACCGCTACCACTACTGGTCGCAGGACTTCACGATTCCGCGCAAGTACGGCTTCAAGCAGGTATATGGCGAGAACGGCGGCCCCGGCGGCCTCTTCCACGCCCTTCGCCAGTTCGGCCCGCTCCTCGAGATCGCCAGTGCGATCGAGGCACATGCCCCTGAAGCGCTGTTCCTCAACTTCTCGAACCCGGAGCACAAGGTCTGCGAGGCGATCTCGCGGCTCACCTCGGTGAAGGTGGTCGGGCTCTGCCACGGCTACTTCTACGGTGTACGGCAGATCTCGGCGCTGCTCGACATTCCAAGCGATCAGCTCGAGCTGCCCGCCGCCGGCATCAACCATTTCACGTGGTTCCAGGCGGTCCGCGACAAGAGCACGGGCGAAGACCTCTACCCGCGACTGCGTGAGCTCGAGCACGAGGCGAACTGGGTGTCGGATTGGCACGAGATCGGGCTCTCCCGCATCCTCTTCCGCCGTTTCGGCCTGTGGCCGTCGCCGAGCGCGAACCACATCGGCGAGTACATCTCGTGGGCCGACGACTACGTGCCCGCGCAGCTGCAGTACTTCAACGACCCCGGCGATGGTTCGCCCTGGCGTCAAGGCGCATCGACGCCCGAGTGGCACTACCACATCGGGCTCGCCGACACCGACCGTCCGTTCCATGCTCCGCGCCCGAGCGGCGCGCTCGAAGACCAACCGCTCGAAGCCTCGGAAGAGCTCGCGATCCCCATCATCGAGTGGGTCGCCTGCGGCGTCGAGCGACCGCTCCCGGCGGTGAACATCCCGAACCGAGGGGCGATCCCGGGGCTCCCCGACGACATGGTGGTCGAGGTTCCCGCGCGGGCTGAGAACGGCACCCTGGTGCCCCTGTCGATGGAGGCGCTCCCCGAGGGCATCTTCGCGATGGTGCGCCTCCAGGGATCGATCCACAAGCTGCTCGTCGAAGCCTACGTCGAGCGGTCCAAGGCGAAGCTGCTGCAGGCGATCCTCCTCGACCCGATCGTCGACAACCACAACCGCGCGGTCGCGATGCTCGACGAGTTCCTCGAACTCCAGAAGGATGCCCTGCCCCCGCTCACCTGA
- a CDS encoding N-acetylglucosamine kinase: MTLLETDSALALSGHVVGVDIGGTKTHVAVARIEAVRSRPIREFVVPSASWRGALGDFRADGVALRDLLVGHLGESVLSAPLAVGAHGCDNTDQCRELEHVLRRLFTGPVVVVNDSELMAPAMGVVRAIGVVVGTGSIATARDGGGELLTAGGWGWLLGDEGSAPALVRDATRAVLAHLDRGEAIDVLGQRLLAAFAARDGAELALAVTRAASAGAWGVHAPEVFTAADEGSAIAVDVIRNAGGELAGLVDQLLARGVRTNAVVAGGSVIERQPRLQNALRSALVRHHADVELHILSRSPVTGAVALARGIAGEATNNP, from the coding sequence ATGACCCTCTTGGAGACGGACAGCGCCTTGGCGCTGTCGGGTCATGTCGTCGGCGTCGACATCGGCGGCACCAAGACCCATGTGGCTGTCGCACGAATCGAAGCCGTCAGGAGTCGGCCGATCCGCGAGTTCGTCGTCCCGTCGGCCTCCTGGCGGGGTGCGCTCGGTGACTTCCGGGCCGACGGTGTCGCACTGCGAGACCTCCTCGTCGGCCATCTCGGCGAGTCGGTGCTCTCGGCGCCGCTCGCGGTGGGGGCGCACGGCTGCGACAACACCGATCAATGCCGCGAGCTCGAGCACGTACTCCGCCGGCTCTTCACCGGTCCCGTCGTCGTGGTGAACGACTCGGAGCTCATGGCTCCGGCCATGGGCGTGGTCCGCGCGATCGGCGTGGTGGTCGGCACGGGATCGATCGCAACAGCTCGCGACGGCGGCGGCGAACTGCTGACGGCGGGGGGCTGGGGCTGGCTGCTCGGTGACGAGGGCAGTGCGCCCGCCCTCGTGCGCGATGCCACTCGGGCCGTACTGGCCCACCTCGACCGGGGCGAGGCGATCGACGTGCTCGGGCAACGGTTGCTGGCCGCCTTCGCCGCCCGTGACGGTGCCGAACTCGCGCTCGCGGTCACGAGGGCCGCGTCGGCCGGGGCTTGGGGCGTTCATGCGCCCGAGGTGTTCACCGCCGCGGACGAAGGGTCCGCGATCGCCGTCGACGTCATCCGGAACGCGGGCGGCGAACTCGCTGGACTCGTCGACCAGCTCCTCGCGCGCGGCGTCCGTACGAATGCCGTCGTCGCGGGCGGCTCGGTGATCGAACGCCAACCCCGGCTGCAGAACGCGTTGCGGTCGGCCCTCGTACGGCACCATGCCGACGTCGAATTGCACATCCTTTCCCGGTCGCCCGTAACGGGCGCCGTCGCACTCGCGCGCGGCATCGCCGGAGAAGCCACCAACAACCCCTGA
- a CDS encoding carbohydrate ABC transporter permease has translation MLLPRKRRRGSHANRRTRRVGLLFAAPGLLLYAAVVLWPLLQSLQYSFYKWDGFSSATWVGFQNYVNFFTDPVLRSTLGNVLVLLVFFAILPIALGLLSAAMITSSNRRGMAVFRWIFFLPQVLTSVVIALIFKRMYAPEGPINEALRAVGLGELAQNWLGDFTWALPAVGLIGTWVTFGFCMVLFIAGASSISPELYEAARMDGAGPVREFFAVTLPGLRGQLAVALTLTITAALRAFDLIWITTRGGPGTSTLTPAVALYKAAFVNPNVGQAAAIGVVMAILCLVIALVITRISEKE, from the coding sequence ATGCTGCTCCCGCGAAAGCGGCGCCGCGGCTCGCACGCGAACCGTAGGACGCGCCGGGTCGGACTGCTGTTCGCGGCGCCCGGGCTGCTGCTGTACGCGGCCGTCGTGCTCTGGCCGCTGCTGCAGTCACTGCAGTACTCGTTCTACAAGTGGGACGGGTTCAGCAGCGCCACCTGGGTGGGCTTCCAGAACTACGTGAACTTCTTCACCGATCCCGTGCTGCGTTCGACCTTGGGGAACGTGCTCGTCCTCCTCGTCTTCTTCGCGATTCTGCCGATCGCGCTCGGTCTGCTCTCGGCGGCGATGATCACGAGCTCGAACCGACGCGGAATGGCCGTGTTCCGGTGGATCTTCTTCCTGCCGCAGGTCCTGACGAGCGTGGTCATCGCGCTCATCTTCAAGCGCATGTACGCACCTGAAGGTCCGATCAACGAAGCCCTGCGCGCGGTCGGCCTCGGTGAACTCGCCCAGAACTGGCTCGGAGACTTCACCTGGGCGTTGCCCGCCGTCGGACTGATCGGAACCTGGGTGACGTTCGGCTTCTGCATGGTGCTGTTCATCGCCGGAGCGTCTTCGATCTCGCCGGAGTTGTACGAGGCCGCCCGCATGGACGGCGCCGGCCCCGTGCGCGAGTTCTTCGCGGTCACCCTCCCGGGGCTGCGCGGTCAGCTCGCCGTCGCCCTCACCCTGACGATCACCGCCGCGTTGCGCGCGTTCGACCTCATTTGGATCACGACTCGGGGTGGCCCGGGCACGTCCACGCTGACGCCGGCGGTCGCGCTCTACAAGGCGGCCTTCGTCAACCCGAATGTCGGCCAAGCGGCCGCGATCGGAGTTGTCATGGCCATCCTCTGCCTCGTCATCGCTCTCGTGATCACCCGCATCTCGGAGAAGGAGTGA
- a CDS encoding ABC transporter substrate-binding protein: protein MYSKKTRLAAVAIGSMAALALTACAPAASTPGPAAPTSVSDDVAAAGDVTLKLSDFWTSAEEEWIVSLIDQFEEKYPNVTIDRTREDWGQLTSTLNLQLQDEGGPDIASANNGWSSLGTLAKAGLVLNLDAYADLYDWNDSVPTTIARQNQFTTDFATIGEGSWFATPPARASLIGIYYNAAKLKELGIEAPATLDELESAAAAAKDAGEIPFSYSGLDGNTAALLGLQSLYGAEADINDFVYGDPDVKAEDTGLTDAATTLEDWNHKGWLTPDFEGIDYQTSLADFLDGDGVFRFDYTGALGLSGDQLDQFGYIQLPQAADDTTVGVGAAPGAMVISAKAEHPDVAAAFLDFLMSEDASQTAVDLGLVPMLNEVTIPDVLSQSGEAAATATLDADDGYVPYFDWASPTMLDILTQNTQLLLAGKTTPEDLTAAVDADRDAFLAQ from the coding sequence ATGTACTCGAAGAAGACCCGCCTCGCGGCGGTCGCGATCGGCTCGATGGCGGCGCTCGCACTCACCGCGTGCGCCCCAGCGGCGAGCACACCCGGCCCGGCGGCGCCGACGTCGGTCTCCGATGACGTGGCCGCCGCCGGCGACGTCACGCTCAAGCTCTCGGACTTCTGGACTTCGGCCGAGGAGGAGTGGATCGTTTCCCTCATCGACCAGTTCGAGGAGAAATACCCGAATGTCACCATCGACCGAACTCGTGAGGACTGGGGCCAGCTCACGAGCACGCTGAACCTGCAGCTCCAGGACGAGGGCGGGCCCGACATCGCATCCGCGAACAACGGCTGGTCGTCGCTCGGGACGCTCGCCAAGGCCGGCCTCGTGCTCAACCTCGACGCGTACGCCGACCTGTATGACTGGAACGACAGCGTGCCGACGACGATCGCACGGCAGAACCAGTTCACGACCGACTTCGCCACGATCGGCGAAGGATCCTGGTTCGCCACGCCTCCCGCCCGCGCGTCCCTCATCGGCATCTACTACAACGCCGCCAAGCTCAAGGAACTCGGCATCGAGGCGCCGGCCACGCTCGATGAACTCGAGTCGGCAGCAGCCGCTGCGAAGGATGCCGGCGAGATCCCGTTCAGTTACAGCGGACTGGACGGTAACACCGCAGCGCTCCTCGGTCTGCAGTCGCTCTACGGCGCCGAAGCCGACATCAACGACTTCGTCTACGGCGACCCTGACGTCAAGGCGGAGGACACTGGACTCACCGACGCCGCGACGACCCTCGAGGACTGGAACCACAAGGGCTGGCTCACCCCTGACTTCGAGGGCATCGACTACCAGACCTCACTGGCCGACTTCCTCGACGGAGACGGCGTCTTCCGCTTCGACTACACCGGTGCACTCGGCCTGAGCGGTGACCAGCTCGACCAGTTCGGATACATTCAGCTGCCCCAGGCAGCCGACGACACCACCGTCGGCGTTGGCGCCGCCCCCGGCGCCATGGTGATCTCGGCGAAGGCCGAGCACCCCGACGTCGCCGCCGCGTTCCTGGACTTCCTCATGTCGGAGGACGCGAGCCAGACTGCCGTCGACCTGGGCCTCGTCCCGATGCTCAACGAGGTCACCATCCCCGATGTGCTCAGCCAGAGCGGCGAAGCCGCGGCCACCGCGACGCTCGACGCCGATGACGGCTACGTTCCCTACTTCGACTGGGCGAGCCCCACGATGCTCGACATCCTGACGCAGAACACGCAGCTCCTGCTCGCAGGCAAGACCACGCCCGAAGACCTCACTGCCGCCGTCGACGCGGACCGCGACGCCTTCCTGGCGCAGTAA
- a CDS encoding 6-phosphogluconolactonase: protein MQLTPQILPTANAIGDLLAARIVDRMTAKGDAPFLLGCPSGRTAMPVYAALTRHAAEGSDLSRLVIVMMDDYVVPDERGELHIVDPEASYSCLGFARRDILAPIAEACAAAGTVPPTELWTADPKAPEEFDARIAAAGGIDLFLLASGDSDGHIAFNQPGTPRATKTHIVDLGEATRRDNMGTFPEFTRLDMVPRNGVTVGIDTIARLSAEVAMILCGEHKRDAFARITTAESYEADWPATIVTECRNAELLVDREAAALPV from the coding sequence GTGCAACTGACACCACAGATCCTCCCTACCGCGAACGCGATCGGCGACCTCCTCGCGGCGCGCATCGTCGACCGGATGACGGCGAAGGGCGATGCCCCCTTCCTGCTCGGCTGCCCGAGCGGCCGTACGGCGATGCCGGTCTATGCCGCCCTCACGCGTCATGCCGCCGAGGGAAGCGACTTGTCCCGACTGGTCATCGTGATGATGGACGACTACGTCGTTCCCGACGAGCGGGGCGAGTTGCACATCGTCGACCCCGAGGCGTCGTACTCGTGTCTCGGCTTCGCCCGTCGCGACATCCTCGCGCCCATCGCCGAGGCCTGCGCCGCTGCCGGCACCGTGCCCCCGACCGAACTGTGGACCGCGGATCCGAAGGCCCCCGAGGAATTCGATGCGCGCATCGCCGCAGCCGGCGGCATCGACCTGTTCCTGCTCGCATCAGGCGACAGCGACGGCCACATTGCGTTCAATCAGCCGGGCACCCCCCGTGCGACCAAGACGCACATCGTCGACCTCGGCGAGGCGACCCGCCGCGACAACATGGGCACGTTCCCCGAATTCACCCGTCTCGACATGGTGCCGCGCAACGGCGTCACGGTCGGCATCGACACGATCGCGCGACTGTCCGCGGAGGTCGCGATGATCCTGTGCGGCGAGCACAAGCGCGACGCGTTCGCGCGCATCACGACGGCGGAATCGTACGAAGCGGATTGGCCGGCCACGATCGTCACCGAGTGCCGCAATGCGGAGTTGCTCGTCGATCGCGAAGCTGCGGCCCTTCCGGTCTGA